A genomic stretch from Enterobacter oligotrophicus includes:
- the emrB gene encoding multidrug efflux MFS transporter permease subunit EmrB has product MQQQKPQKPLEGAQLVIMTIALSLATFMQVLDSTIANVAIPTIAGNLGSSLSQGTWVITSFGVANAISIPITGWLAKRVGEVKLFLWSTIAFVLASWACGMSTSLTMLIFFRVIQGIVAGPLIPLSQSLLLNNYPPAKRSIALALWSMTVIVAPICGPILGGYISDNYHWGWIFFINVPIGAIVVMMTLQSLRGRETRTEQRRIDAVGLALLVIGIGSLQVMLDQGKELDWFNSREIIILTIVAVVSLSFLIVWELTDDNPIVDLSLFKSRNFTIGCLCISLAYMLYFGAIVLLPQLLQEVYGYTATWAGLASAPVGLIPVLLSPIIGRFAHKLDMRRLVTFSFIMYAVCFYWRAYTFEPGMDFGASAWPQFIQGFAVACFFMPLTTITLSGLPPERMAAASSLSNFTRTLAGSIGTSITTTLWTNRESMHHAQLTESVNPFNPNAQQMYNQLQGMGMTEQQASGWIAQQITNQGLIISANEIFWVSAGIFLVLLGLVWFAKPPFGAGSGGGGAH; this is encoded by the coding sequence ATGCAACAGCAAAAGCCGCAAAAACCGCTGGAAGGCGCGCAACTGGTCATTATGACCATTGCGCTGTCGCTGGCGACATTCATGCAGGTGCTGGACTCCACCATCGCAAACGTGGCGATCCCCACGATCGCCGGGAACCTTGGCTCATCATTAAGCCAGGGGACCTGGGTCATTACCTCGTTCGGGGTGGCGAACGCCATCTCCATTCCGATCACCGGCTGGCTGGCGAAACGCGTCGGTGAGGTGAAGCTGTTCCTGTGGTCAACGATAGCCTTTGTTCTCGCCTCCTGGGCGTGCGGCATGTCCACCAGCCTGACGATGCTGATTTTCTTCCGCGTCATTCAGGGGATTGTCGCCGGGCCGTTGATTCCGCTGTCGCAGAGTTTGCTGCTGAACAACTACCCGCCCGCCAAACGCTCCATCGCGCTGGCGCTGTGGTCGATGACCGTGATTGTCGCGCCGATTTGCGGGCCTATCTTAGGCGGCTATATCAGCGACAACTATCACTGGGGCTGGATCTTCTTTATCAACGTCCCGATTGGTGCCATCGTGGTCATGATGACGCTGCAGTCACTGCGCGGCAGGGAAACCCGGACGGAACAGCGGCGAATTGACGCCGTGGGGCTGGCGCTGCTGGTTATCGGCATCGGTAGCCTGCAGGTCATGCTCGACCAGGGTAAAGAGCTGGACTGGTTCAATTCGCGGGAGATTATCATCCTGACAATTGTCGCGGTGGTGTCGCTTAGCTTCCTGATTGTCTGGGAGCTGACCGACGATAACCCGATAGTCGATCTCTCGCTGTTTAAATCGCGAAACTTCACGATAGGCTGTCTGTGTATTAGCCTCGCCTACATGCTCTACTTCGGCGCAATCGTTCTGCTGCCGCAGTTACTGCAGGAGGTGTACGGTTATACCGCGACCTGGGCGGGGCTGGCGTCTGCGCCTGTGGGGTTAATTCCGGTTCTGCTGTCGCCGATTATCGGCCGGTTCGCCCATAAGCTCGACATGCGCCGCCTGGTGACATTCAGCTTCATTATGTATGCGGTGTGCTTCTACTGGCGTGCGTATACGTTCGAGCCGGGGATGGACTTTGGTGCCTCCGCGTGGCCGCAGTTTATTCAGGGCTTTGCGGTAGCGTGTTTCTTTATGCCACTGACGACCATCACGCTTTCCGGCTTACCACCTGAGCGAATGGCGGCGGCATCGAGCCTGTCGAACTTCACCCGAACGCTGGCGGGCTCCATCGGGACGTCGATCACCACCACCCTGTGGACTAATCGTGAATCGATGCACCACGCCCAGTTAACCGAATCGGTGAACCCGTTTAACCCGAATGCTCAGCAGATGTATAACCAGCTGCAGGGGATGGGGATGACAGAGCAGCAGGCATCCGGCTGGATTGCCCAGCAGATCACCAACCAGGGGCTGATTATCTCGGCAAACGAGATTTTCTGGGTCTCGGCGGGGATCTTCCTCGTTCTGCTGGGGCTGGTGTGGTTTGCTAAACCGCCGTTTGGTGCCGGTAGCGGCGGCGGTGGTGCGCACTAG